The following proteins come from a genomic window of Canis lupus dingo isolate Sandy chromosome 20, ASM325472v2, whole genome shotgun sequence:
- the RDH8 gene encoding retinol dehydrogenase 8 has product MADAPRTVLISGCSSGIGLELAVQLAHDHRQRYRVVATMRDLGKKGTLETAAGEALGQTLTVAQLDVCSEESVAQCLSCIQGGEVDVLVNNAGVGLVGPLEGLSLAAMQNVLDTNFFGAVRLVRAVLPGMKRRRKGHIVVISSVMGLQGVVFNEIYAASKFALEGFFESLAVQLLQFNIFITLVEPGPVATDFEGKLLEQVSTTEFPDTDPDTLHYFRDIYLPASRELFRSVGQSPQDVAQVIVKVIGSARPPLRRQTNDRYTPLAALKAVDPSGSLYVRTTHCLLFRWTRLLNLGLRCLACGCLRFRIWPR; this is encoded by the exons ATGGCTGACGCACCCCGGACTGTACTGATTTCAGGCTGCTCCTCGGGAATTGGCCTGGAGCTCGCGGTGCAGCTGGCTCATGACCACAGGCAGCGCTACCGAG TGGTGGCCACCATGAGGGATCTGGGAAAGAAGGGGACCCTGGAGACAGCTGCTGGGGAAGCTCTGGGACAGACCCTTACTGTGGCCCAGCTGGACGTGTGCAGTGAAGAGTCAGTGGCGCAGTGTCTCAGCTGCATCCAGGGAGGGGAAGTGGATGTGCTGG TGAATAATGCTGGAGTAGGCCTGGTGGGGCCCCTGGAGGGGCTCAGCCTAGCTGCCATGCAGAATGTCTTGGATACCAACTTTTTCGGGGCTGTCCGTCTGGTCAGAGCTGTCCTTCCTGGCatgaagagaaggaggaagggccaCATTGTGGTGATCAGCAGTGTCATGGGGCTGCAGG GTGTCGTGTTCAACGAAATCTATGCAGCCTCCAAGTTTGCCCTGGAGGGATTCTTCGAAAGTCTGGCTGTCCAGCTGCTGCAGTTCAACATCTT CATCACCCTGGTGGAACCTGGCCCGGTGGCCACTGACTTTGAGGGGAAGCTCCTGGAACAGGTTTCCACAACCGAGTTCCCAGACACTGACCCTGACACCCTGCACTACTTCCGGGATATCtacctccctgcctccagggagCTTTTCCGCTCTGTGGGACAGAGCCCACAGGATGTGGCCCAG GTCATTGTCAAGGTCATCGGCTCAGCCAGACCACCCCTGCGCCGACAGACCAACGACCGCTACACTCCGCTGGCTGCGCTCAAGGCTGTGGACCCTTCAGGCAGCCTGTACGTGCGCACCACCCACTGCCTGCTCTTCCGCTGGACACGCCTCCTCAACCTTGGCCTTCGATGCCTGGCCTGTGGCTGCCTCCGCTTCCGAATATGGCCCCGGTGA